TTgggtcatatttttgacatgccatatttttgtgattttgaaagtttaaacaaacttctatgccatggcgtgtttaagcacgctattttatattgttttcagttgttttcaggtgtttttggaaaatgacattttttgacatttttgccttactatagccttgctttttgggtcatttttttgacatgccatatttttgtgattttcagtgttttaacaaaattttatgccatggtgtgttttggcacgctaatTAACACgatttccagttgttttcaggtatttttggaaaatgacattttttgacattttggccttactatagccttgctttttgggtcatttttgacattccatatttttgtgtactgggctgtttttgcaacattctttgctattgcgtgtcttggcacactattttttgcagatttcaGCAGTTTATAGCAGTTTTTGCTATTGTACTATCTACAGGCGTCTGAAAACTGCCTCAAAGTagtgtatatataaaaaagtcgCAGACCATGAACACACACCTTTTTGCGTTTCCTCTGTCTCGCCCGGCCGTCCAGACTGCCGTTACCCTGTAGGAGGGGCTTTGAGGAATGGGAGGAGCCTGGAGTGGAAGGAGGAGTGGCTTCAGGTGAGTCTGGATCCTTCTTCACCTGGTGgagaaagagatagaaaacacatgattttaagtatttaaaacaaCCAAATGTTAGATGTTtataatagtgtgtgtgtgtgtgtgtgtgtgtgtgtgtgtgtgtgtgtgtgtgtctgtacctCAGTGGGTGTATTGTAGTGGATGTAGCTGGCAGAGATCACATGACTGACAGGATTTGATTTTGCcgtcatttcttgttttaccAACAGAGACAAATCCACAATctggagaaagaggagaatgACGGCAAGATTTTTAGCACGTCTGCATCAAGAAGTTTAAAGAGATATTAACAGGACATGTGCGACATCATGACTCAACATGTTACCTGGGCAACAGTCTCATAGGCCAGGTATGACAGGATCTCCATGGAGATGCTGTTGGGTTTCAGCTCTAAACTGCTGCAGTCCAGCCAGTCCCGAAACTTTGAGGCTTTCTTGGCTgggaaagcacacacacacacacacacacacacacacacacacacacacacacacacacacttcttttcTTCATCTTGGCATGCAATATTCCACAGTACTGCAAGTTTAATTAGCTGATTATTCATTTAATCAAAGGATGGAACaatttttatgccaaatttattgttttgagtctttgttttgtgtttgtgtgcaactttttggctgaaacACAGGCAAATGCGACGCATCAGTCAGTTTGGTCAATCCGAGTTCTTCTTTGTCAGTTTGGTGCTTCTGGGCCTTTAGGTTCAttgtttgagatgttttttggttatttctttaattaagGATAAATGAATCAAACGTGGTATTGTGACATCATAGGCAGCTATTACAGGGCTTAACCTCGCTGTATCGATATTTAAACTGTTAGAGAGACTTCATTAGAGACTTGATCAAGATCTTACCGAAGCTGAGCTGTCGACTCTCACAGAACTCGGAGTATTGAGCCTGGTCCATATTTCGAGTCTGACGCTCTAAACGCTGAagatacagagacacacaaacagatcaaaaatattaataatcatcatcaaTCTTAAAATTAAGATACATTTGCTGTCAGCTACAGTCCAACCAGTGTCACAAAACAACAGCTGACCTCCAGCCGCTCCTGTTTGACGGGGTCTACTTCCTGCCGCTCAGCCAGCGACAGGAGCTCGCCGGTCTGATCCATCCACACCAGAAAATCCTGAGCCAATCGCTGCCTCCGCTGGTTACTGCCTGAGACGCCACCAGCAGctgcaaacacatgaaaacaaaaaaaatacatgcatttaaaaaaagttcagatatatattatatatgtatatataaaacgTCCGGTTGCAGTGTTACATCACAAATCATACGgtgaaaatggcttcaaaaagCTGTGAAGGCCTAAAACTTTAACTTCATCTAACAGCTGTTCACTCAACAAAAAAGGCTCGCAGCGACATTTCTACTTGGACCAATCGATAAAATCTAAAGTGATCATGGATGAGATGATGTGCACGTCTCAGCGAACATTTACCCGTCTCTTGCTGCGTGTCGTCATCCTCCACAGTTTTGAGAAGTTTGGATTTATAATCTCTGAACTGGAGATATTTTAACAACCTCGCCACCTTCCTCTGGTGAAGAAACAgcgagaaaaagagagaaagggaagaacaaaaaaaagataagtgaAGAGAatcaaatttaatataatactTTCATTTCAAAACTACAAACCTATGGTGACAtctattgttctttttttatttatttatcatgaaAGAGTTCTTCATGAATTTTATAgactttattttagatttagcatcaacaaaatacattttatctttaaaaagtaatgtataataattattgtttagttattaaaattatgaacaaagaaatatttcaaaatgtatttttcttttattaatattgttgtattgtattgttgtcACTATTATACTTATACTTGTACATATATTTAAGTTGGTGTATTACTGTTATGTTTATAATGAACTTTTTCCTTCATGTATctgtacaaatgtatttttcattttcttcttatttaaaCCCATTTTCTCCCGCACAAATCAAAAcctttttgtattttccttATTGCTACAGAACTGTAAATTCAGCACCGTTTAATAAATACGAATAAAGTTTGTgtatttaatgtgtatttttcatatattagacatgtattttgtgtcttctgtTTACCTTGTCCCTCCTCATCAGGAACAGGATGTCTTCAGCTGAAATGACCCTCGAGCCACGAAGAGCCGCCCCCTCGCAGGCCTGATGCAGCTGATAAATGAAACAATCGCATCACTTAAATTAGCATcacagaaaatatgtatttcataCTGAGTTTATGCTACTTTCACtaaagtaaaagatctgaatactccTTTGACCTCAGCACTGCATTTAAATGTTCCACTGCATTTACCAAAGTAATGAGCTGCGTGTGCACGATGTCCTCCACCAGAGCGGCTGTCTCGTGCAGCGGCCGGCGAGCGTCTCCCAGAGCgaacctgacacacacacacacacacacacacacacacacacaaacacacaaaacattaatCACAGTGATGCTGAGTCGAGGAAAGTTCGTGAATCCTCTGAAACTGTGAAATACATTTAGACTGCAGATGTTAATGAGCAAATTGTTCCATAAATCTTCTATAAATCGAGTTAAAAACAGAGTAGATCATTCTGACAGGTGTGGAGTATGTATCAGGATGACCCACTAATcctataaatgtaataaaaaagtaGAGTAGATCATTTTGTCAGATAAGAAATATATATCAGAATGAGCTGCCCCCgggtctttaaaatgtaattcatCATTCGTTATTTAACCCTGAGCgttcattttaatattacacacactcgtatcgctctgtgcacaaaatgtgctttttagaatc
The genomic region above belongs to Plectropomus leopardus isolate mb unplaced genomic scaffold, YSFRI_Pleo_2.0 unplaced_scaffold28522, whole genome shotgun sequence and contains:
- the supt3h gene encoding transcription initiation protein SPT3 homolog; this translates as MRRDKRKVARLLKYLQFRDYKSKLLKTVEDDDTQQETAAGGVSGSNQRRQRLAQDFLVWMDQTGELLSLAERQEVDPVKQERLERLERQTRNMDQAQYSEFCESRQLSFAKKASKFRDWLDCSSLELKPNSISMEILSYLAYETVAQIVDLSLLVKQEMTAKSNPVSHVISASYIHYNTPTEVKKDPDSPEATPPSTPGSSHSSKPLLQGNGSLDGRARQRKRKK